From the Candidatus Acidiferrales bacterium genome, the window CGATCATCCGCGCCCAAAAGCGGCCCGGCCATGGGCGGGGACACCGCCCAGAGAATTGCCGCCAGGAACAACCAGGGGAATCTTTTTTTCGGTGACTTCATCTTCTCTCCCGTGGATCGGAGGAATTGAGAACCCTGAAAGGCAGCCTGTAGGGGCAGGCCTTCAGGCCGCCCCCATATCGGGCAAGATGAAGCTTGCCCCTACATCACGATTTCCCGCTACCAAAAAAGCATGCGCGGCCATCTCTTCGCCAGAAAATAGTCCAATCCCAAGAACCTCCCCGCCCCGCCGATGAGCATGGCCAGTTCACCCGCCACAAAAAGCTGGTTGGCGTGGAAGGCCAGCGGGGCAAGGCCCATCGCCATCACGTAGTTTACGTTCATCACGATTCCCATGATGGCGCAAAAGCGCGTGAGCAAGCCGATCAGCAGGCAAAGGCCGACGAGGAATTCTCCGACGGCGACAAGCCAGGCAAAGGTGCTGGCGTGAGGAAGCACGGTCGTTTCCAAAAACTCTTTGTAGAAGGCGGGGTGCGTCTTGGGCAGCCAGGAGTGGATCGAATCGGCCAAATCCTTCCCGGCAAGAAAAGCCCCGGTCCATTTCTGATAGCCAAAGCGGAGAAAATAGAAGCCGATCAAGAAACGGACCGGCAAGAGCGCCAAGCCCGTCTTCCATTCTCCTCGGTTGTTGGCCGCCATCTGAATCTCCTCTCCCGCCCCGGCACATCGGGACGACTGCCCCCGCTGCGTCCGAGGGGACGAGCCCGAAGCGGCGGGCAGTTGGCTGGTTTCACCCGGCCGGGACCGAGCGCAGGAATCCAGCCGTCTGTTCGGGGATGCCGGTGTTGATGAACATTCCCGAACCCAGCTCGAAACCGGCAATGCGCGTCACCCGTGGAATGACGCTCAAATACCAGTGGTAGTACTTCACCATGGCGCATTCAGCCGGAGCGGATCGAACCGCCAGGTTGAAGTCGGGATCATTCAACCCCCGCCAGGTCTTGCGCAGCACAGTCCGGAGCGTGACAGCAAGGTCGTCCAGTTCTTCATCGGTGGCCAGGGCAAAAGATGCTTCGTGATGCCGTGGGTAGATCCAGGTGTGAAAAGGGGAATAGGCCGCAAAGGGAATAAAGGCAAGAAAGCGGTCGGTCGAGACCACCACCCGCTCGGCATCCGCTTCCTCTTCCGCCAGCACGCGGCAGAAAACACAGTCGCCGTACTCGTCGTAGAAACGCAGGGCGTTTTCCATCCGGGAACGCACTTGCGGGGGGATGATAGGCGTGGCAATGAGCTGGGAATGGGTGTGGACGAGGGAAGTTCCGGCGCGCAGGCCGTGGTTCTTGAAGACGGTCACGTGCGCCACCCGCGGGTCAGCCGCAGCCGCACAGTAGCGCTGGTGATAGACGCGAATGATGCTCCGCATCTCCTCCGGCTCGAGCATGGGCATGGTGCGGTCGTGCTCCGG encodes:
- a CDS encoding TQO small subunit DoxD; amino-acid sequence: MAANNRGEWKTGLALLPVRFLIGFYFLRFGYQKWTGAFLAGKDLADSIHSWLPKTHPAFYKEFLETTVLPHASTFAWLVAVGEFLVGLCLLIGLLTRFCAIMGIVMNVNYVMAMGLAPLAFHANQLFVAGELAMLIGGAGRFLGLDYFLAKRWPRMLFW
- the galT gene encoding galactose-1-phosphate uridylyltransferase: MPEIRFNVVTQDWIVFAGERARRPDQFAEHGIERQPRPARDPQCPFCPGNEAMTPPEIFRLPADGNWKVRVVPNKFAALDSQGELHRRAWGLKRVISGVGLHEVLIEAPEHDRTMPMLEPEEMRSIIRVYHQRYCAAAADPRVAHVTVFKNHGLRAGTSLVHTHSQLIATPIIPPQVRSRMENALRFYDEYGDCVFCRVLAEEEADAERVVVSTDRFLAFIPFAAYSPFHTWIYPRHHEASFALATDEELDDLAVTLRTVLRKTWRGLNDPDFNLAVRSAPAECAMVKYYHWYLSVIPRVTRIAGFELGSGMFINTGIPEQTAGFLRSVPAG